The following are encoded in a window of Lagenorhynchus albirostris chromosome 3, mLagAlb1.1, whole genome shotgun sequence genomic DNA:
- the DHFR gene encoding dihydrofolate reductase isoform X1, protein MVRPLNCIVAVSQNMGIGKNGDLPWPPLRYLLGRRNEYRYFQRMTTTSSVEGKQNLVIMGRKTWFSIPEKNRPLKDRINIVLSRELKEPPQGAHFLAKSLDGALKLIEQPELTNTVDMVWIVGGSSVYKEAMNKPGHLRLFVTRIMQEFESDTFFPEIDLEKYKLIPEYPGVPSDVQEEKGIKYKFEVYEKNN, encoded by the exons ATGGTTCGTCCGCTAAACTGCATTGTCGCTGTGTCCCAGAACATGGGCATCGGCAAGAACGGGGATCTGCCCTGGCCCCCGCTCAGGTACCTGCTGGGCCGGAG GAATGAATACAGGTATTTCCAAAGAATGACTACAACCTCTTCAGTAGAAG GTAAACAGAATTTGGTGATTATGGGTAGGAAAACCTGGTTCTCCATTCCAGAGAAGAATCGACCATTAAAGGACAGAATTAATATAGTTCTCAGTAGAGAACTCAA GGAACCTCCACAGGGAGCTCATTTTCTTGCCAAAAGTCTGGATGGTGCCTTAAAACTTATTGAGCAACCAGAATTAACAAATACAGTGGACATGGTCTGGATAGTGGGAGGCAGTTCTGTTTATAAG gaaGCCATGAACAAGCCAGGCCATCTTAGACTATTTGTGACAAGGATCATGCAGGAATTTGAAAGTGACACATTTTTTCCAGAAAttgatttggaaaaatataaacttaTCCCAGA ataTCCAGGTGTTCCTTCTGATGTCCAGGAGGAGAAAGGCATTAAGTACAAATTTGAAGTATATGAAAAGAACAATTAA
- the DHFR gene encoding dihydrofolate reductase isoform X2 translates to MVRPLNCIVAVSQNMGIGKNGDLPWPPLRNEYRYFQRMTTTSSVEGKQNLVIMGRKTWFSIPEKNRPLKDRINIVLSRELKEPPQGAHFLAKSLDGALKLIEQPELTNTVDMVWIVGGSSVYKEAMNKPGHLRLFVTRIMQEFESDTFFPEIDLEKYKLIPEYPGVPSDVQEEKGIKYKFEVYEKNN, encoded by the exons ATGGTTCGTCCGCTAAACTGCATTGTCGCTGTGTCCCAGAACATGGGCATCGGCAAGAACGGGGATCTGCCCTGGCCCCCGCTCAG GAATGAATACAGGTATTTCCAAAGAATGACTACAACCTCTTCAGTAGAAG GTAAACAGAATTTGGTGATTATGGGTAGGAAAACCTGGTTCTCCATTCCAGAGAAGAATCGACCATTAAAGGACAGAATTAATATAGTTCTCAGTAGAGAACTCAA GGAACCTCCACAGGGAGCTCATTTTCTTGCCAAAAGTCTGGATGGTGCCTTAAAACTTATTGAGCAACCAGAATTAACAAATACAGTGGACATGGTCTGGATAGTGGGAGGCAGTTCTGTTTATAAG gaaGCCATGAACAAGCCAGGCCATCTTAGACTATTTGTGACAAGGATCATGCAGGAATTTGAAAGTGACACATTTTTTCCAGAAAttgatttggaaaaatataaacttaTCCCAGA ataTCCAGGTGTTCCTTCTGATGTCCAGGAGGAGAAAGGCATTAAGTACAAATTTGAAGTATATGAAAAGAACAATTAA
- the DHFR gene encoding dihydrofolate reductase isoform X3: MTTTSSVEGKQNLVIMGRKTWFSIPEKNRPLKDRINIVLSRELKEPPQGAHFLAKSLDGALKLIEQPELTNTVDMVWIVGGSSVYKEAMNKPGHLRLFVTRIMQEFESDTFFPEIDLEKYKLIPEYPGVPSDVQEEKGIKYKFEVYEKNN, from the exons ATGACTACAACCTCTTCAGTAGAAG GTAAACAGAATTTGGTGATTATGGGTAGGAAAACCTGGTTCTCCATTCCAGAGAAGAATCGACCATTAAAGGACAGAATTAATATAGTTCTCAGTAGAGAACTCAA GGAACCTCCACAGGGAGCTCATTTTCTTGCCAAAAGTCTGGATGGTGCCTTAAAACTTATTGAGCAACCAGAATTAACAAATACAGTGGACATGGTCTGGATAGTGGGAGGCAGTTCTGTTTATAAG gaaGCCATGAACAAGCCAGGCCATCTTAGACTATTTGTGACAAGGATCATGCAGGAATTTGAAAGTGACACATTTTTTCCAGAAAttgatttggaaaaatataaacttaTCCCAGA ataTCCAGGTGTTCCTTCTGATGTCCAGGAGGAGAAAGGCATTAAGTACAAATTTGAAGTATATGAAAAGAACAATTAA